One window of Dermacentor andersoni chromosome 7, qqDerAnde1_hic_scaffold, whole genome shotgun sequence genomic DNA carries:
- the LOC126534626 gene encoding uncharacterized protein has protein sequence MSAKGGSITAAEGEKPRKSSKSRDSGSKESRRKSSETEKSGSHDKSEEKSSKGKDSKHKDSKHKDSKHKDSKSKDSKIKDSKSKDSKDKGSKTPDKSGEKSHEKSGSSKSKISKTSKASDKTADKSGEKSHEKSGSKTDKSGERSHEKSGSKIERSKSGEHSHEKSGSKTDKSASKTEKSGSKSDSKSGSRSGERSHEKSGSKTEKSKSGDQSHEKSGSKTEKSKSGDHSHEKSGSKTDKSKSGDHSHEKSGSKMEKSGTKSGEKSGSKSVSKSDEKTGEKTSKSKSTSQEKSKESQKSKGSMKEGDKSQEKSQEKSQKSQDRSGDKSHKSGGTPKEGSGGSQREGSQQQQGDGRDQVMGVDRGLEGINQLPEMHALRLMYENALLTVRNRQLQWLNSELKQEHLITLQRVGQLRKRRGVYTGPSAIMVDRAVSAMLLAGEAGAGLGGTAATGESSGAARFDDSRYANLPSVVVNIEDKGISAQDDSLYAFGRMAKSTRKCKHMAGPHDDINWEDLQARLLPAFYTF, from the coding sequence ATGTCGGCGAAGGGGGGGAGCATAACTGCCGCGGAAGGCGAGAAGCCACGCAAGTCGTCCAAGTCGCGTGACAGTGGCAGCAAGGAAAGCCGCAGGAAATCTTCGGAGACGGAAAAGTCGGGCAGCCACGACAAGAGCGAAGAAAAGAGCTCCAAGGGCAAGGACAGCAAGCACAAGGACAGCAAGCACAAGGACAGCAAGCACAAGGACAGCAAAAGCAAGGATAGCAAAATCAAGGACAgtaaaagtaaggatagtaaggACAAGGGGAGCAAGACTCCCGACAAATCTGGCGAGAAGAGCCACGAGAAGTCGGGGAGCAGTAAGAGCAAGATCAGCAAGACTAGCAAGGCGAGTGACAAGACTGCTGACAAGTCTGGCGAGAAAAGCCATGAGAAGTCGGGGAGCAAGACCGACAAGTCGGGAGAGCGAAGCCATGAAAAATCCGGTAGCAAGATAGAGAGGAGCAAAAGTGGTGAGCACAGTCACGAAAAGTCCGGAAGCAAGACTGATAAGAGCGCAAGCAAGACTGAGAAAAGCGGAAGCAAGAGCGATAGCAAGAGTGGAAGCAGAAGTGGGGAAAGGAGCCACGAGAAATCCGGAAGCAAGACGGAGAAAAGCAAAAGCGGCGATCAGAGTCACGAGAAGTCCGGAAGTAAGACCGAGAAGAGCAAAAGCGGCGACCACAGTCACGAGAAGTCCGGAAGTAAGACCGACAAGAGCAAAAGCGGCGACCACAGTCATGAGAAATCCGGGAGTAAGATGGAGAAGAGCGGAACCAAGAGCGGAGAAAAAAGCGGCAGCAAGTCAGTAAGCAAGAGTGATGAAAAAACTGGTGAGAAGACCAGCAAGAGCAAAAGCACGAGCCAGGAGAAAAGCAAGGAGAGCCAAAAGAGCAAAGGCAGCATGAAGGAAGGGGACAAGTCCCAAGAGAAGTCCCAGGAGAAGTCGCAGAAGTCACAGGACAGGAGCGGCGACAAAAGTCACAAAAGCGGCGGCACCCCGAAGGAAGGCAGCGGCGGCAGCCAACGCGAAGGAAGCCAGCAACAGCAGGGCGACGGCCGAGACCAGGTGATGGGTGTCGACAGGGGCCTGGAAGGCATCAACCAGCTTCCAGAGATGCATGCGCTGCGACTGATGTATGAGAACGCGCTGCTCACCGTGCGCAACAGGCAGCTGCAGTGGCTCAACTCCGAGCTCAAGCAAGAGCACCTGATCACGCTGCAGCGGGTGGGCCAACTGCGGAAGCGACGCGGCGTGTACACGGGGCCGTCGGCCATCATGGTCGACCGAGCCGTGTCTGCGATGTTGCTTGCCGGCGAGGCCGGTGCAGGCCTTGGCGGCACCGCTGCGACCGGCGAGTCATCGGGCGCGGCGCGCTTCGACGACTCGCGCTATGCCAACTTGCCGTCAGTCgtggtcaacatcgaggacaaaggGATCTCGGCGCAGGATGACAGCTTGTACGCCTTCGGACGGATGGCGAAAAGCACGAGGAAGTGCAAACACATGGCCGGCCCGCACGACGACATCAATTGGGAGGACCTGCAGGCACGTCTCCTGCCGGCATTCTACACGTTCTGA